The following nucleotide sequence is from Halorussus caseinilyticus.
GAGGCGTGGAGACCGCCCCACACCATGACGTGCTGGTAGTCGAGCGGTACCGACTTCGGGGCGAACCGGTTGACCAGCGTCGTGACGGGGTAGACCACCGCCGCGCGCGCGAGGACGACCAGCGGAATGGACAGCAGGATGAGTCGGCCGTGGGCCAGCATCTGGTCGATGGGCGTCTTCGCGCCGATAAGCAGGAAGATGAGCGTGTTGACGAGGAACGCCGCGGTGTCCCACGTGTTGAACACCGAAATCTTGGTCTGGGCGCTCATCGCGTACTCCGCGCCCCGATTCCCGATGAGCAGTCCGGCCGTCACCGTGGCGATGACGCCGCTGAAGTAGAAGTCGCCGACGACGCCGCTCAGGGTGTGTTCGGCCAGCAGGAAACTCCCGTAGGCCAGTATCAGCGTCAGCACGATTTCGGTCGTGTGTTCGTCGAGTCGGTACATGACCTGATACACCGCGAGACCCGCGACGAGTCCGACCACCGCGCCGCCGAGACTGGCGACGAGGATGTCGGCCGAAGCGTCGGCGATGGTGCCGACGGTCACGAGTTCCGCGAGGTCGGTCCCGGCCTCGGTGGATTCGACCACCAGCGCGAACAGCGTCGAGAAGATGACGACGCCCACGCCGTCGTTGACGAGGCTCTCGCCCTCGACCAGCACCGAGAGTCGTTCGGGCGCGCCCAGTTCCTCGAACAGCGCCAGCACCGACACGGGGTCGGTGGGAAGAATCATGGCCGCGAACAGGAGGGCGACGAGCAACGGGAAGTCGAAGGCGTAGTGCCCGGCGACACCGAGCAGAAGGATGGCGACGACGAGTCCCACCACCGCGAGGACGAGGACGTGCGAGAGGTTCGCCCGGAAGCGTTCGAGGTCCGTTGTCGCCGCGCCCTCGAACAGCAACGGCGGGAGGAACACCAACAGGATGAGGTCGTGAGAGAGTTCGATGTCGATGGTGATGCCGAGAACGGATACCGCGAGTCCGGCGAGCAAGAGCGCAATCGTGTAGGGGAATCGGCCGACTTTGGCGACGAAGACGCCGACGCCCGCCGCGATGACGAACACCGACAGCAGGTCGATGAGTTCGGCGGCGATTCCAGTCTCCGCGACCATGACCCTGCGTACTCGTCCGACGCGTAAAAGGCCAGTTACCGAGAGGGTGCTATCGGCGCTTCAGAGTCCTTCTTCGGTGATGGTCAGGTCGTAGCTACCCGACCCGCTCCACGAGTCCACGCGGATGTACAGCGGGTAGTAGGCCTTGGGGTTGTCGATGATGATGGTCTCTTGGCTGTTCACGCTAAATCCACGATAGTCGTAGCTGTCGGTACTCGGACAGTAGCCGTCGGCCTCGTTGATGTAGAGGTCGAAGTCGGCGTCCGTGGGACCGGACAACTCGACGGTGACGCGGCACGGTTCGCTGTACTCGAACTCCCGCATCCAGCAGTCGCTGTCACTACTACCCGAGAGCTGGTCGGTGATGGTCGTCACGTTCGTTCGCGCGCCACACGGAGCGGGCGCGGTTTCGACAGCGTTGGCGGCGTCCACGCGACCGCTCCCCTGCTTGTTCGCCGACAGACCGATGTCGACCGCGGTGTTCTTGAGGTGGTCGCGGAGTTCGACGTTAGTGAGGTCGTACTCCCCGAGGGCGAGACCCGCCACGCCGGAGACGACCGGGGTCGCCATCGACGTGCCGCTGAGAGTCTTGTAGCTGTCGGTCGGAGCGGTCGAGAGGACGCCCGAACCGGGCGCGCACACGTCGATTTCCTCGCCGGTGTTCGAGTAGGACGCTATCGTTCCGTCGGAGTCGAGCGCCGAGATAGACATCACCTTGGAGTAGGCCGACGGATAGTGGTTGGCGGCGTCACTGCCGCTGTTCCCGGCCGCCGCGACTATCAGACTGCCCTCGCTGTGGGCGTAGTCCACTGCGCTCTCAATCGTGCTACTCGGACTACTACCGCCGAGACTCATGTTGATGATGTCGGCGCCTTGGTCGGCCGCCCACGTGATGGCGTCGGCCACGTCGGAGTAGGAGCCGGAGCCGTTCTCGTCGAGACACCGACCGTTGATGAGTTCGGACTCGCTCATGCCCGCGATGCCGGTCGCGTTGTCGGTCTCGCCGCCCGCGATGCCCGAGACGTGAGTGCCGTGGTACTCGTCGGACGGCACGTCCGGGGCGGGGTCGCTGTCGTCGTCCACGAAGTCCTTGCCGGGGTTGCTCGCGTAGTTGTTCGAGAGTTCGGGGTGGTCGTACTGGACGCCCGTGTCCAAGACGGCGATGGTCACGTCCCACGTGCCTTTCGTCGTGTCCCACGCGGTCGGTGCGTTGACCATCTGGGGAGCGTACTGGTCGGAGAATTTGGGGTCGTCGGGCGACAGTTGGGTCTCGTAAGTGCCGTTCTCCTCGGCGTACTTCACGGCGTCGTCGTCGGCCACGGCGTCCATGAAGTTC
It contains:
- a CDS encoding cation:proton antiporter — encoded protein: MVAETGIAAELIDLLSVFVIAAGVGVFVAKVGRFPYTIALLLAGLAVSVLGITIDIELSHDLILLVFLPPLLFEGAATTDLERFRANLSHVLVLAVVGLVVAILLLGVAGHYAFDFPLLVALLFAAMILPTDPVSVLALFEELGAPERLSVLVEGESLVNDGVGVVIFSTLFALVVESTEAGTDLAELVTVGTIADASADILVASLGGAVVGLVAGLAVYQVMYRLDEHTTEIVLTLILAYGSFLLAEHTLSGVVGDFYFSGVIATVTAGLLIGNRGAEYAMSAQTKISVFNTWDTAAFLVNTLIFLLIGAKTPIDQMLAHGRLILLSIPLVVLARAAVVYPVTTLVNRFAPKSVPLDYQHVMVWGGLHASIPIALVLGLPPNFPLREELRAMVFGVAAFSLVVQGLTMGRVMNALDIVTRSDAEELYELLVGRARAVDAALESAERLHESGDLSASVYEDFRGEYEREKRDLNETISQLLEDNPELRREELLIGERQVLKQEKSALLDAMRTGTVSDDVGRHLMEEVDLKIDRVQSGESTVSDRPDEEGYEEFWRSRAAEFGLETRLETREASDD
- a CDS encoding S8 family serine peptidase, with the translated sequence MSENDITIDRRSLLKAGSAAGALAAFGGITMAAPGREPGPKSNEVLVGVSAGAGEPKEVAAKHAPAKASVAHENKTLRYAAVKFPEEASDTARQNFMDAVADDDAVKYAEENGTYETQLSPDDPKFSDQYAPQMVNAPTAWDTTKGTWDVTIAVLDTGVQYDHPELSNNYASNPGKDFVDDDSDPAPDVPSDEYHGTHVSGIAGGETDNATGIAGMSESELINGRCLDENGSGSYSDVADAITWAADQGADIINMSLGGSSPSSTIESAVDYAHSEGSLIVAAAGNSGSDAANHYPSAYSKVMSISALDSDGTIASYSNTGEEIDVCAPGSGVLSTAPTDSYKTLSGTSMATPVVSGVAGLALGEYDLTNVELRDHLKNTAVDIGLSANKQGSGRVDAANAVETAPAPCGARTNVTTITDQLSGSSDSDCWMREFEYSEPCRVTVELSGPTDADFDLYINEADGYCPSTDSYDYRGFSVNSQETIIIDNPKAYYPLYIRVDSWSGSGSYDLTITEEGL